The following nucleotide sequence is from Achromobacter spanius.
GCATCATGCCGTGCCGCTGTTCGAATCAGGCGGATTTGTCTCCAGCCCGGGCATGGCAGTAGATGCCGCGATCAATCATGGCCGGCTTGTGGTTGATTCACATGCCAGGCCGTCTTGATATGCCGCGGCATCGCGCTGCGTACCGGCCAGTCAGGGCCGCCCATTTGGGCGGCCTTTTTGTTGGCGCGTGCTGTGCGTGCGATGGATTCGGTGCATTTGCCGTGCACTGGCATGCCGCGGTGGTGGGCCACGCGGGATAGCGCATCGGTCCACGGATGACAAGAAAACGCGCCGCCGCCTGTAAACTCTGAGCACCTTCATGGGCTCGGGAGATGCTTGATGGCCGGCAGCAGTTTCTTTGCATTGTTCGATGACATCGCGACCATTCTGGATGACGTTTCCGTCATGACCAAAGTTGCGGCCAAGAAGACGGCCGGCGTGCTGGGCGATGACCTGGCGTTGAACGCGCAGCAGGTGAGCGGGGTACCGGTAAACCGGGAACTGCCCGTGGTGTGGGCAGTGGCCAAAGGCTCGTTCATCAACAAGCTGATCCTGGTGCCGTCGGCGCTGCTGATCAGCGCGTTCGCGCCCTGGGCGGTGACGCCGTTGCTGATGCTGGGCGGGGCGTTCCTCTGCTACGAAGGCGTAGAGAAACTGGCGCACAAATTCCTGCCGCATGGCGAGTCTGACGAGGGCAACCACGCGGCGCGTGCGCAAGCCCTGCAGGACACAGCGGTCGACATGGTTGCGTTTGAACGCAACAAGATCAAGGGCGCCATTCGGACCGACTTCATCCTGTCGGCCGAAATCATCGTCATTAGCCTCGGGGCGGTGGCGGGCGCGGATTTCACGCGCCAGGTGGCGGTGCTGTCCATCATCGCCATTGCGATGACGGTCGGCGTGTACGGCCTGGTGGCCGGCATCGTCAAGCTGGACGATCTGGGTTTGCACCTGAGCCAGAAGCGCACGCAGGCGGTGGCGTGGCTGGGCCGGGGCATCGTGGGCGCCGCGCCCTATCTGATGAAGACCTTGTCGGTGGTTGGCACCGCCGCGATGTTCATGGTGGGCGGCGCCATCCTCACGCACGGCATTGCGCCGGTGCACGCGGCCGTCGAACACGCCGCGGCCGCGGTGGGCGGCGGGGGTGTAGTGCAGGCGTTGACGGCCACCGTTCTCAACGCCCTGTTCGGCATTGTGGCCGGCGCGGTGGTGCTGGGCGTGGTCAGCGTCGTCAAGCGGCTGTTCAAGAAAAGCTGAAGCCGAGTGCAGTTCTAACAAGACAAAGAGCCAAGCCCCCGCGCCTCAAGCGTTGGGGCCTGTGCGGTCAAGCCGCGCTGATCACAGCAACCCGCGCTGTCAGGGCGCTTGCGCCGCCACTTCCGGTGCACGCGCCGGAGAACCCATGGCCTGGAACAGCGCGGCCGTTTCCGTCAGCCGGGCATTCGCGTATTCCAATTCACGCAGCCGTGCCGCCACATAGTGTTCTTCCGCCGCGAACTCGGTGTATGGCGCCAGCGCGCCCAAGCGTACGCGGCTTGCCGTGTTGCGGTAGGACTGCTCGGCCGCGCGGCGCGAGGCCTCGGCTGACGCCAGCGCCTGCCCGTCGGCGTCCAGCCGCGCCAAGGTATCGGCCACGTCCTGGAATGCGGTCAGCACGGTTTGCTTGTATTGCAGCACCGACGCCTCGTAACGTTCCTTGGCCGCGCGGCGCTCGGCCAGCAAGGCGCCGCCATGGAAGATGGGTTGCGTGAGCGACGCGCCGATGGCCCAGATGGAACCGGCGCCCGACAGCGCCGCTGGCCAACTGAAGCCGCCCTTGCCCATCGAAGCGGACAGCGACAGGCTGGGGAACAACTGCGCGGTGGCCACGCCTACGTCGGCGGCAGCGGCTTGCACCACCGCGTCGGCCACCAGGATGTCAGGGCGCGAGGCCAACAATTCCGAGGGCACGACCACCGGCACCTGTGCCGGCACCGCCAGCGTGCTGAACGCCAGGTCGTCCGGCGCCTGATCGGGGCTGCGGCCCAGCAGCACCGCCAGCGCATGGCGCGTGGCTTGCCATTGCGCGCGCAGGCCGGGCAGCGAGGCCTCCAACGTGGCGGCATCCTGGTCGGCATCCAGCGCGTCGTTCTGCGAGGCCGACCCCAGTTCATAGCGGCGCTGCGTATCGCGCGCCACCTGGCGCAGCAACACCACCTGCTTTTCGGTCAGCGCGACCCGTTCGGCCAGTGATGCCGACCTGATGGCGCCGGTGACGATATTGCCGGCCAGCGCGCGCCGCGCGGATTCCAGCTGGAAGGCCTGCTGCTCGACTTGCGCCGCCAACGAGGCATTGGCAAAGCGCGCCGCGCCGAACAGGTCCAGGTCATAGCTGGCCTGAACCTGGCCGGTGAAGACGTTGTAAAGCGCGGTGGGTTGGGGCAGGTCGGGCATGGTCAGCGCGCGGTTGCGCGTGGCGCTGGCGCCTGCGTCCACCGACGGCAGCAGTGACGAATTCACCTGCGCGCGCAACTGTTCGCGCGCGCCGGCCAGGTTGCGTTCGGCTGCCGCCAGGTTGGGGCTGTTGGCCAGGCCTTCCTGCACCAGGGCGTTCAACGCATCGGAACCATAGCGCTTCCACCATTCGGGCACGGGCCGCGCGCCTTGCTCAAAACGCTGCGCCACGCCTTGTGCGGCAGCGCCCTGGGCGGGCGTCGGTTCCACGCCGTACTGGGCAGGCGAGGCCACGGCGGGCGGCTTGCTGTCCGGCGCGAAAGCGCAGGCGCTCAAGGCCAGTAGCAAGGGCAAAACCATGGGCAAAACCAAGGGCCGGGCCAGCGGCGGCGCGCCAAGGCGGGAGGAATGGCTCGCATGGGTCGAATAGATGGCGTGGATCGGGTGGATCTTCATCCTCAGGCTCCTCGTTCCAGCGTGTCGGCGGCGTTGGCGCCGGGTGGCACGCCTTCGGGTTCGTCGCGTTCGTCGTGACGCACGCGGAACCACGCCGCATACAGCGCGGGCAGGAAGAACAGCGTCAGCACCGTGGCGCTGGTGATGCCGCCCATCAATGCGGTGGCCATGGGGCCGAAGAAGTTGCTGCGCAAGAGCGGAATCAGCGCCAGCACGGCGGCGGCGGCCGTCAACACAATCGGGCGGAAGCGCCGCGCCGTGGCGCCCACAATCGCATCCACGCGCTTGTGGCCGTTCAGGATGTCTTGTTCGATCTGGTCAACCAGAATCACCGAGTTGCGCATGATGATGCCGAACATGGCAATCACGCCCAGCATGGCCACGAAGCCGAACGGCTTGCCAAACAGCAGCAGCGCCGCCACCACGCCGATCAGGCCCAGGGGCGCGGTCAGCACCACCATCAGCACGCGAGAGAAGCTTTGCAATTGCACCATCAGCAGCGTCAGCACGGCCACCGCCATCAACGGCATCTGCGCATTGATGGAGGATTGGCCCTTGGCGCTTTCCTCGACCGGCCCGCCAACCTCGATTCGGTAGCCCACCGGCAGGTCGGCGCGGATGGCGTCCAGCTTCTTGTTGATGGCATGGGTGACGTCGATGCCCTCTGCGCCGCTGGCCACGTCGGCCTGCACGGTGATGGTGGGCTGGCGGTCGCGTTCCCAGATCACGCCGTATTCCAGGTCGTAATGCACCTGACCCAGGCTGCCCAGCGGCACGGGGCCGTTGGGTGTGGGCATGGACAGCGTGGCCAGGCGCGCGGGGTCCACGCGTTCATCGCGCGGCGCGCGCAGGCTGACGTTGATGAGCTTGTCGCGTTCGCGGTACTGCGTCACGGTATAGCCCGACAGCGTCATCGCCAGAAAGTCCGAGATGTCGTTGGTGCTGATGCCCAGTTCGCGCGCCTTCTGCTGGTCGATCTCGAAACGCACGGAACGTTCCGAGGGTTCGTCCCAGTCGAACTGTACGTTGACCGAGCGGCTGTCGGCGCGGACTTGCGCAGCCACTTTTTCCGCCACCGCGCGCACTTCCGGAATCTTGTCGCCACTGACGCGGAACTGCACGGGGTAGCCCACGGGCGGTCCGTTTTCCAGCCGGGACAAGCGGGTGCGGATGGCGGGGAATTGCTCGCGCAACATCGGTTGCAGCCAACTGGCGAGCTTTTCGCGGTCTTCCACGGAATGCGCGGTAATGACCAGTTGGCCGAAGTTCGGCGTGGCCAGTTGCTGGTCCAGCGGCAGGTAGAAGCGCGGCGCGCCGGTGCCCACGAAGCTGACCGCATGGTCTATCTCGGGGCGGCCTTCCAGCGCTTTCTCCAGACGCTCGACCTGGCGCAGCGTGGCCGCGAATGACGCGCCTTCCTGCAGGCGCACGTCCACCAGCAGTTCGGTGCGGTCCGAGCTGGGAAAGAACTGTTGCGGCACGAACTTGAAGCCCGCCATCGCAATGACGAAAATCACCACCGTGCCCGCCAGCACCCAGAAGCGGCGGTCCACGCACCATGCCACCCAGCCGCGCAAGCGCTGGTAGAAACGGGTGTTGTAGATGTCGTGTTCGTGGTCGTGCGGTAGATGGGCTTCGCGTTTGCGTTCGGGCAGCAGCCGGTAGCCCAGCAGCGGAATCAGCACCACGGCGGCAAACCACGACGTGATCAGTGCAATGGCCGATACCTGGAAGATCGAGCGCGTGTATTCGCCGGTGCTGGACTTGGCCAGCGCAATCGGCAGAAAGCCCGCCACGGTAACCAGCGTACCGGTCAGCATGGGAAAAGCGGTGCTCGTGTAGGCAAAGGCGGCGGCGCGCGCGCGGCTCCAGCCTTGTTCCAGCTTCACTGCCATCATTTCCACGGCGATGATGGCGTCGTCCACCAGCAGGCCCAGCGCCAGCACCAGCGTGCCCAGCGACACCTTGTGCAGGCCGATGCCGAACATGTCCATGAACAGCGCCGTGATGGCCAGCACCACCGGTATCGAAATCACCACCACCATGCCAGTGCGCACGCCCAGCGACACCAGGCTGACGAGCAGCACGATGGCTACGGCCTCGGCCACCGATCGCAAGAACTCATCTACCGAATCCGACACGGCGTCCGGCATGCTGGACACTTCAGTCAGCGTCAGGCCGGCGGGCAGTTGCGCCTTCAACTTTTCAAACGTCGTGTCCAGCGATTCGCCCAGGCGCACCACGTCCTGGCCAGGCTGCATGGTGATGCCGATGCCCAGCACGGGGGCGCCCTTGAAGCGCATCTGGTCGATGGGCGGGTCGTCGTAACCCCGGTGGATGGTCGCAATGTCGCCCAGCCGGATCGACTTGTCGTTCACCCGGATCAGCGTGTCCGCCAGCGCGCGACTATTGCCGTACTGCCCGGTGGGCCGCACGAAGATGCGATCGTCGGCGGTGGTAAAGGTGCCGGCGCCCGCTACCGCGTTCTGCGTGTTGATGGCTTGCGCAATCTGCTGTGGCGACACGCCCAGCCGGCTTAGCTGTGTGTTGGAGATTTCGATGTAGATGTGTTCGGCCGGGTCGGCAAAGTAGTCGACCTTGGCCACTCCCGGCACCCGCAGCAGCACGGTGCGCAGGCTGTCGGCGTAGTCGTGCAGTTGCGCGGGCGTGAAGCCGTCGCCGTGCAGCGTATAGATGTTGGTGTAGACGTCGCCGAATTCGTCGTTGAAGAACGGGCCTTGCACACCTTGCGGCAGCGTGGCCTGGATGTCGCCCACTTTCTTGCGGATCTGGTACCACTGGTCGGCCACCGTGTTGGCGGGCGCCGAGTCTTTCATGGTGTAGAAGATCAGCGATTCACCAGGGCGCGAATAACTGCGCAGGAAGTCCGTGTTGGCGGTTTCCTGCAGCTTCTTGCCGATGCGGTCGGTGACTTGTTCCTGCACCTGCTGTGCGGTGGCGCCGGGCCACAGGGTCTTGATGACCATCACGCGGAAAGTGAAGGGCGGGTCTTCGGACTGGGCCAGCCTGGAATACGACAGCACGCCGAACAGCGTGACCAGCGTAATCAGAAAAATCACCAGGGGCTGGTGGCGCAGCGCCCAGGCCGACAGGTTGAATTTGCCTTCGTTGTGTCCGTGGCCGGGCTCGTGGCCAGCGTCTTCGGCGTTGGCGCTCATGATGCAAAGTCCTCGGGGTGCAAGGGCGCCACGGGTCGAACTTTTTCACCGGCCGTGACGGTGTGCACGCCTTGCCAGACGACACGCTCGCCCGCTTGCACGCCGCCTGACAGCGTGACCGTGCGCGCGTCGTAGCGCAGCACTTGCACGCGGCGCAGTTCCAGCGTGTCTTCTTGCGGTTTCACGACCCATACGGCGGGTTCCTTGCCGTCATGGAACAACGCCGTGGCGGGCACGGTGTAGCTCGCCTGG
It contains:
- a CDS encoding DUF808 domain-containing protein — protein: MAGSSFFALFDDIATILDDVSVMTKVAAKKTAGVLGDDLALNAQQVSGVPVNRELPVVWAVAKGSFINKLILVPSALLISAFAPWAVTPLLMLGGAFLCYEGVEKLAHKFLPHGESDEGNHAARAQALQDTAVDMVAFERNKIKGAIRTDFILSAEIIVISLGAVAGADFTRQVAVLSIIAIAMTVGVYGLVAGIVKLDDLGLHLSQKRTQAVAWLGRGIVGAAPYLMKTLSVVGTAAMFMVGGAILTHGIAPVHAAVEHAAAAVGGGGVVQALTATVLNALFGIVAGAVVLGVVSVVKRLFKKS
- a CDS encoding efflux transporter outer membrane subunit, translating into MVLPLLLALSACAFAPDSKPPAVASPAQYGVEPTPAQGAAAQGVAQRFEQGARPVPEWWKRYGSDALNALVQEGLANSPNLAAAERNLAGAREQLRAQVNSSLLPSVDAGASATRNRALTMPDLPQPTALYNVFTGQVQASYDLDLFGAARFANASLAAQVEQQAFQLESARRALAGNIVTGAIRSASLAERVALTEKQVVLLRQVARDTQRRYELGSASQNDALDADQDAATLEASLPGLRAQWQATRHALAVLLGRSPDQAPDDLAFSTLAVPAQVPVVVPSELLASRPDILVADAVVQAAAADVGVATAQLFPSLSLSASMGKGGFSWPAALSGAGSIWAIGASLTQPIFHGGALLAERRAAKERYEASVLQYKQTVLTAFQDVADTLARLDADGQALASAEASRRAAEQSYRNTASRVRLGALAPYTEFAAEEHYVAARLRELEYANARLTETAALFQAMGSPARAPEVAAQAP
- a CDS encoding efflux RND transporter permease subunit; amino-acid sequence: MSANAEDAGHEPGHGHNEGKFNLSAWALRHQPLVIFLITLVTLFGVLSYSRLAQSEDPPFTFRVMVIKTLWPGATAQQVQEQVTDRIGKKLQETANTDFLRSYSRPGESLIFYTMKDSAPANTVADQWYQIRKKVGDIQATLPQGVQGPFFNDEFGDVYTNIYTLHGDGFTPAQLHDYADSLRTVLLRVPGVAKVDYFADPAEHIYIEISNTQLSRLGVSPQQIAQAINTQNAVAGAGTFTTADDRIFVRPTGQYGNSRALADTLIRVNDKSIRLGDIATIHRGYDDPPIDQMRFKGAPVLGIGITMQPGQDVVRLGESLDTTFEKLKAQLPAGLTLTEVSSMPDAVSDSVDEFLRSVAEAVAIVLLVSLVSLGVRTGMVVVISIPVVLAITALFMDMFGIGLHKVSLGTLVLALGLLVDDAIIAVEMMAVKLEQGWSRARAAAFAYTSTAFPMLTGTLVTVAGFLPIALAKSSTGEYTRSIFQVSAIALITSWFAAVVLIPLLGYRLLPERKREAHLPHDHEHDIYNTRFYQRLRGWVAWCVDRRFWVLAGTVVIFVIAMAGFKFVPQQFFPSSDRTELLVDVRLQEGASFAATLRQVERLEKALEGRPEIDHAVSFVGTGAPRFYLPLDQQLATPNFGQLVITAHSVEDREKLASWLQPMLREQFPAIRTRLSRLENGPPVGYPVQFRVSGDKIPEVRAVAEKVAAQVRADSRSVNVQFDWDEPSERSVRFEIDQQKARELGISTNDISDFLAMTLSGYTVTQYRERDKLINVSLRAPRDERVDPARLATLSMPTPNGPVPLGSLGQVHYDLEYGVIWERDRQPTITVQADVASGAEGIDVTHAINKKLDAIRADLPVGYRIEVGGPVEESAKGQSSINAQMPLMAVAVLTLLMVQLQSFSRVLMVVLTAPLGLIGVVAALLLFGKPFGFVAMLGVIAMFGIIMRNSVILVDQIEQDILNGHKRVDAIVGATARRFRPIVLTAAAAVLALIPLLRSNFFGPMATALMGGITSATVLTLFFLPALYAAWFRVRHDERDEPEGVPPGANAADTLERGA